A genomic region of Lentisphaerota bacterium contains the following coding sequences:
- a CDS encoding SCP2 sterol-binding domain-containing protein yields the protein MEHAEMTTNCETYFTRFLASQMHRDLLDGYAGLSTTFRIAFRDTGKSWSLTLERGQIRSLASDSSNPCRVVFLVDEPVFLDLIAGRISPQNAFFQRRTDIQGNWVEGMKLARILGLFFEKHPYPGPEPEA from the coding sequence ATGGAGCATGCGGAAATGACGACGAATTGTGAAACGTACTTCACCCGCTTTCTCGCGTCGCAGATGCACCGCGATCTGCTGGACGGCTACGCCGGTCTTTCAACCACGTTCCGGATTGCCTTCCGGGACACCGGAAAATCGTGGTCTCTGACGCTGGAGCGGGGGCAGATTCGTTCGCTGGCTTCGGATTCTTCAAACCCGTGCCGGGTGGTCTTTCTCGTGGACGAACCGGTGTTTCTCGATCTGATCGCCGGGCGCATCTCCCCGCAAAATGCCTTCTTCCAGCGCCGCACCGACATTCAGGGGAACTGGGTCGAGGGGATGAAGCTCGCCCGCATTCTCGGCCTGTTCTTTGAGAAACACCCCTATCCTGGCCCGGAACCCGAAGCATGA